Proteins co-encoded in one Malus sylvestris chromosome 7, drMalSylv7.2, whole genome shotgun sequence genomic window:
- the LOC126628165 gene encoding uncharacterized protein LOC126628165 isoform X1 yields MGVRLADIHLSQILRKAGALCTGIATFRNKLIDKWQRKTEVTTGAADIKSELHAFNRNISEQVASYIKDPSRMVGQMQMWKLAVAVFGTVPVGENTAKGKVTQSAAGAEVDGDPELLDDFELYQTTHHLLVKLLGHLMLLVQKLMETLNFWMTLSYTRRPIIFWLKKQKPAP; encoded by the exons atgggggtaaggctagccgacattcacctctcccagatcctgcgtaaagcgggagccttgtgcactgg AATAGCTACTTTCAGAAACAAATTGATAGACAAATGGCAGAGGAAGACGGAGGTTACCACAGGCGCTGCTGATATTAAAAGCGAGCTGCATGCTTTTAATCGG AATATTAGTGAACAAGTTGCTTCTTATATAAAAGACCCAAGCAGAATGGTTGGGCAGATGCAGATGTGGAAATTAGCAGTTGCTGTATTTGGCACT GTTCCTGTGGGGGAGAACACTGCAAAGGGAAAG GTGACACAGTCTGCTGCTGGTGCAGAAGTTGATGGAGACCCTGAACTTTTGGATGACTTTGAGTTATACCAGACGACCCATCATCTTCTAGTAAAACTATTAGGGCATCTCATGCTGCTGGTGCAGAAGTTGATGGAGACCCTGAACTTTTGGATGACTTTGAGTTATACCAGACGACCCATCATCTTCTG GTTGAAGAAGCAGAAACCAGCTCCGTAG
- the LOC126628165 gene encoding uncharacterized protein LOC126628165 isoform X2, with product MGVRLADIHLSQILRKAGALCTGIATFRNKLIDKWQRKTEVTTGAADIKSELHAFNRNISEQVASYIKDPSRMVGQMQMWKLAVAVFGTVPVGENTAKGKVTQSAAGAEVDGDPELLDDFELYQTTHHLLGLLYLKRLSA from the exons atgggggtaaggctagccgacattcacctctcccagatcctgcgtaaagcgggagccttgtgcactgg AATAGCTACTTTCAGAAACAAATTGATAGACAAATGGCAGAGGAAGACGGAGGTTACCACAGGCGCTGCTGATATTAAAAGCGAGCTGCATGCTTTTAATCGG AATATTAGTGAACAAGTTGCTTCTTATATAAAAGACCCAAGCAGAATGGTTGGGCAGATGCAGATGTGGAAATTAGCAGTTGCTGTATTTGGCACT GTTCCTGTGGGGGAGAACACTGCAAAGGGAAAG GTGACACAGTCTGCTGCTGGTGCAGAAGTTGATGGAGACCCTGAACTTTTGGATGACTTTGAGTTATACCAGACGACCCATCATCTTCTA GGGCTTTTATATCTCAAGCGGTTAAGCGCTTAG